The following coding sequences are from one Deinococcota bacterium window:
- the nuoI gene encoding NADH-quinone oxidoreductase subunit NuoI, translating to MSVLDIAKGMGVTLGHLFKKPVTVAYPEQPADIKPRFRGRHHLLRHPSSGLEKCIGCSLCAAACPAYAIYVEAAENDPENPTSAGERYASIYEINMLRCIFCGFCEEACPTGAVVLGHEFELADFKY from the coding sequence ATGAGCGTGTTGGATATCGCCAAGGGCATGGGGGTCACGCTCGGGCACCTCTTCAAGAAGCCCGTGACCGTGGCCTATCCCGAACAGCCCGCCGACATCAAACCGCGCTTTCGGGGGCGGCACCATCTCCTGCGTCACCCCAGCAGCGGCCTGGAAAAGTGCATCGGCTGCTCGCTCTGCGCGGCGGCTTGTCCGGCCTACGCGATTTATGTCGAGGCGGCCGAGAACGACCCGGAGAATCCGACCTCGGCGGGTGAGCGCTACGCGAGCATTTACGAAATCAATATGCTGCGCTGCATCTTCTGCGGTTTCTGCGAGGAGGCGTGCCCGACCGGCGCGGTCGTGCTCGGACACGAATTCGAACTCGCCGACTTTAAATAC